TAGCAGTTTCTTCACTATAGTTCTGTGAACGGGTAATTTCTTTAGCGAGGAACATGTGCTCAGAGTTTTCACCCAAAGCAACCGGACCAAGATCGCTCATTCCCCAGTCACACACCATGTGACGGGCAATTTTCGTGGCCTGCTTGATGTCACCCGCAGCTCCATTGCTAAAGTCGCCAGTTTCGATCTCTTCACCGAGACGTCCACCCATTGCCATACAGATATGGTTGAGAAGCTCTTTCTTCGACTGTCCAAGAATATCCTTCTTAGGTAAATACATAGTCATTCCAAGAGCACGACCACGGGGAATAATAGTTACCTTGTGAAGGCCCATCTTATCGTCTCCAAGAACCGCTTGCACCAAAGCATGTCCAGCTTCGTGGAAGGCAGTCATACGACGGTCCTCATCGTCCATGAGCTTGCGACGCTCCCGTCCGAATGAAATTTTGTCACGCGCCTCGTCCATATCATGGCGATCAACTTCCTTCTTATCGTAGCGAGCTGCAATGAGCGCTCCTTCATTCAGAAGATTTGCCAAATCTGCACCCGAAAAACCTGGGGTGCCACGTGCGATGTCACGTAACTCAACATCGGCACCCAATTTGATTTTGTTGGCATGCACCTTCAAAATCTCTTCGCGGCCATTGAGGTCGGGCAGGTCGATCATAACTTGGCGATCAAAACGCCCTGGACGCAGCAATGCGTTATCGAGGACATCCGGACGGTTGGTAGCAGCGATGATAACAACACCTTCGTGTCCATCGAAACCATCCATCTCAACCAAGAGTGAATTCAAAGTTTGTTCTCGCTCATCGTTTCCTCCACCGAGTCCGGCTCCACGTTGGCGTCCTACCGCATCAATCTCATCAACAAAGACGATACAAGGTGCATGCTTGCGAGCTTGTTCAAACATGTCACGTACCCGGCTGGCACCTACACCTACAAACATTTCCACAAAGTCAGAGCCGCTGATGGTAAAGAATGGCACTTCCGCTTCACCAGCTACTGCGCGAGCGATTAATGTTTTACCAGTCCCAGGAGGGCCTACCATGAGTATGCCTTTGGGAATCTGACCACCAATGCGTTGAAATTTTTTGGGATCTTTAAGAAAGTCGACAACTTCACCGACTTCTTCTTTGGCTTCATCGCAACCAGCCACATGTGAGAAATCGACTTTATCGCGTTCCCGTGTCAGCAAGCGTGCCTTGCTTTTTCCGAAGCTCATAGCTCCGCGACCCGCCATTCTCAATTGGCGAACAAAAAGGAAATAAAGAACCCCGATAATGATGAGGAATGGAACCATTCCCAACAGAAGCTCGGTCATCAGACTGCTACTTTTTTCTTCGGCAAATTTTCCAGACTCTTGGAGCCGTTGGTGAACACTGTCAGTCAACCGTCCGTTGGCTTTGAAACGAATCGTGGTCTTTTCGGTTGCTTCAGAAGAAACATAGGTGGTCGATGCATCTGGATCAAGAGGCATACTTTCACCCGGTTTGACCAATAATACACCTGTGACGATAGACCATTCTGGCCCTCCAGAGGGATCCGACTTGATTTTGCCAGACACGACATTTTCACGCTCCAGCTCGGTAAATACTTCGTGCAATCCCAATTCGATGACACCTTTATTGGTGCGAGGACCAAGAAGAAATAAGCTAGCGATAGCCATGACCACGATCAACCAGATCATGGCCACCTTCGGCTGAAACCGGTCGGGTGGGCTATTTTTAAGTGGGCGACGGCCCTCTGAATCGTTTTCGGGAGGCATGTTGAAAGTTTTCTAGGTAAATTTTCTAAGACAATCTTAGTGTCCTTAAGTATAAGTCAATTGCAGTATTTCTTTAGTTTTTTCGGTAATACGACAGATATGGTTCACGGGAAGACCCGGGCACCAAACGATTAAACAGTCATTTGTATGGACCACGGGTAAGTGGATTCGTTCCTCCCTGGGGATTTTACGATCTACAAACATATCCTGTAACTTCCGGTTTCCTGGGGCGTTGAGGGGCTTGTAACGGTCCCCATGCTGCCAAGGGCGGACCACAAAAGAACTGTTATTAATAGATTCACTATCTATTAGAACCGAGCACATCTCAGAATATTTCCCTCTTTTCAAATCGGAGAGCACAGATGCCGAAGAATCATGCCAGGAACAGGACAAAGTTCGACCCTCGGGAAGTGCCACCGTTTGTCCCGGGCTCAATTGCAATGCCTCCCAAGATGGAGAAAGAAGCTCGGTTTCTTCTTCAAAGGCGATCTCCCCCTTGTTCAAACGGATAAAACCGCTGCCCGCGCTCCACTGCTTACTTTCACCTTCTATCACCGTTCGGGTCATATCCTCGATCATCGAGCGCTGGAACATGCCTCCCAGACTGAGGTGACTCAACCAGTTGTGCAACCACCTGCGCACCAACGACCGAGGCGGAGGATTCCCAGGAAGTTGGGCGGGATTGCTTGCGGAGTCAGGAAAGCTAGCCTCATGAAGGAAATGCTCGACCAGGTCATCTGCGTCTTCCAAGTATTCGCGAACATTTGAAGCAGCCTCGGAAAGGTCAAATTGTGTGGCTTCCTGCCAGGCAGGAATAATTTCATTTCGCAAACGATTCCGATCAAACTGGGATTCCAGGTTTGACCTGTCCTCCCTCCAGGCAATCTGACATTCAGCCAGACTCTCCAGTAACGCTTTCTTAGGCAAATCGAGCAGTGGCCGAACCATCACTTTTCCACTAGTAAATTCAGAAACCGGTCTAGGAGCTACCAGTCCAGCGAGATCACTCGAACGAGCGATCCTCAACAGCATGGTCTCCAGAATATCTTCCTGCTGGTGACCAGTCACAATAATCGCCCTACCGTGAGCCGTTACAAAGGAATCGAAAAAAGCCTGGCGAGCTTCACGAGCATCGGCTTCAGACACATTTTTAGTCAAATCCCGGTCAGTCCAAGTAGCCAATTGAAACTGCAATTCAAGATCCTTGGCCAAGGCATCTACGAACGATGCATCCTCCTCAGATGAAACTCCCCGCAATTGATGGTTGAAGTGAAGGACCGTCAGTCGATCGCGCAATTGCGGAAAATGATGATACACGACTAAAAGGGCGGCAACTGAGTCTGCGCCCCCGGAACAAGCCACACCGATGTGGCAAGTGGACTGTTCTAAATAGTCGACCGCCTGGGCATGTAGCTCCGACTTGGGATAGAATGCACCCAATGCCTCTGCTTTGGCAGCCCCATTCATACGTTTCCTTATCCTAAATATTCCTGCCCAAAGTAAGGCACTAATACTTCGGGGATTTTAACACGTCCGTCTTCCTGCAAATTATTTTCCAAAATCGCGGCTAATACACGCGGCACGGCGAGCCCAGAGCCATTTAGGGTGTGCACATGGATAGGTTTCTCACCCTTTACGCGATAACGGATGTTTGCACGACGTGCCTGGAAAGCTTCAAAATTGCTGCAGCTGGATACTTCCAACCATCGTTCCTGGCCTGCGGCCCAGACTTCGAGGTCATACTTTTTACTCTGAGTAAACCCAAGATCACCGCTACACATGAGTAATACACGGTAAGGGAGTTGCAGTTTTTGCAGAAGTGACTCGGCATGAGACTTTAAACTTTCGAGCTCATTGTAGGATTCATCGGGATGGACCCACTTGACCAATTCAACTTTATCAAACTGGTGTGTACGGTTAAGACCTCGGACATCCTTGCCATAACTGCCCGCTTCTCGACGAAAGCAAGGAGTATAGCAGGCTCGAAAAACAGGTAAATCATCCGCTTCTAAGATTTCATCCCTGTAAAAGTTCGTTACCGGAACTTCCGATGTTGGGATCATGTAAAATCCTTCCTGAGGAATCACATACATCTGTCCCTCCTTGTCTGGAAGCTGTCCCGTCGCTCTGGCACTTGCCTCATTAACGACTAAGGGAGCCATCAATTCTTCGTAGCCAGCATCCCTGGCCTCATCGAGATAGAAATTAATCAGGCTACGAATCAATCGTGCCATACCTCCTTTAAAAAATGGCCACCCAGCTCCAGTGACTTTGACACCACGAGGGAAGTCGGAGAGTTCATTAAAAATGTCGGCATCATAGTGAGCTTTCGCGTG
This genomic stretch from Opitutia bacterium ISCC 52 harbors:
- the ftsH gene encoding ATP-dependent zinc metalloprotease FtsH, which gives rise to MPPENDSEGRRPLKNSPPDRFQPKVAMIWLIVVMAIASLFLLGPRTNKGVIELGLHEVFTELERENVVSGKIKSDPSGGPEWSIVTGVLLVKPGESMPLDPDASTTYVSSEATEKTTIRFKANGRLTDSVHQRLQESGKFAEEKSSSLMTELLLGMVPFLIIIGVLYFLFVRQLRMAGRGAMSFGKSKARLLTRERDKVDFSHVAGCDEAKEEVGEVVDFLKDPKKFQRIGGQIPKGILMVGPPGTGKTLIARAVAGEAEVPFFTISGSDFVEMFVGVGASRVRDMFEQARKHAPCIVFVDEIDAVGRQRGAGLGGGNDEREQTLNSLLVEMDGFDGHEGVVIIAATNRPDVLDNALLRPGRFDRQVMIDLPDLNGREEILKVHANKIKLGADVELRDIARGTPGFSGADLANLLNEGALIAARYDKKEVDRHDMDEARDKISFGRERRKLMDDEDRRMTAFHEAGHALVQAVLGDDKMGLHKVTIIPRGRALGMTMYLPKKDILGQSKKELLNHICMAMGGRLGEEIETGDFSNGAAGDIKQATKIARHMVCDWGMSDLGPVALGENSEHMFLAKEITRSQNYSEETAKRIDEAIRSIVNKQYDRAKEMIEDHREALRLIAEALLEFETIEGKHVKEILAEGKIISPIESNDLIRKKKDQEEEDGTKESKEEKKPEIGPSTDPAGAMA
- the tilS gene encoding tRNA lysidine(34) synthetase TilS encodes the protein MNGAAKAEALGAFYPKSELHAQAVDYLEQSTCHIGVACSGGADSVAALLVVYHHFPQLRDRLTVLHFNHQLRGVSSEEDASFVDALAKDLELQFQLATWTDRDLTKNVSEADAREARQAFFDSFVTAHGRAIIVTGHQQEDILETMLLRIARSSDLAGLVAPRPVSEFTSGKVMVRPLLDLPKKALLESLAECQIAWREDRSNLESQFDRNRLRNEIIPAWQEATQFDLSEAASNVREYLEDADDLVEHFLHEASFPDSASNPAQLPGNPPPRSLVRRWLHNWLSHLSLGGMFQRSMIEDMTRTVIEGESKQWSAGSGFIRLNKGEIAFEEETELLSPSWEALQLSPGQTVALPEGRTLSCSWHDSSASVLSDLKRGKYSEMCSVLIDSESINNSSFVVRPWQHGDRYKPLNAPGNRKLQDMFVDRKIPREERIHLPVVHTNDCLIVWCPGLPVNHICRITEKTKEILQLTYT
- the serS gene encoding serine--tRNA ligase, with the translated sequence MIDIKILREEPDRVRKAIADKANDCDLDAILEMDIKRRKLIASVEQLRAQQKSVNSEMAALQKGSPEFLQKIEEMRGVAAEVKQGDTALKDLEETWEELILTVPNIAHDSVPVAPDPSGNVVDSTWGDSASASPHAKAHYDADIFNELSDFPRGVKVTGAGWPFFKGGMARLIRSLINFYLDEARDAGYEELMAPLVVNEASARATGQLPDKEGQMYVIPQEGFYMIPTSEVPVTNFYRDEILEADDLPVFRACYTPCFRREAGSYGKDVRGLNRTHQFDKVELVKWVHPDESYNELESLKSHAESLLQKLQLPYRVLLMCSGDLGFTQSKKYDLEVWAAGQERWLEVSSCSNFEAFQARRANIRYRVKGEKPIHVHTLNGSGLAVPRVLAAILENNLQEDGRVKIPEVLVPYFGQEYLG